From a single Glycine soja cultivar W05 chromosome 19, ASM419377v2, whole genome shotgun sequence genomic region:
- the LOC114400626 gene encoding AAA-ATPase At2g46620-like, which produces MFLFIFLSTLVLIAVRAKKLWIAIEDWFHVYQFFKVPELNETTQHNHLYRKVSLYLHSLPSIEDSVFANLITGKKQNDIVLCLGPNQTIQDHFLGATLFWFNQTGTFVLKIRKVDKRRILRPYLQHIHAVADEIDQQGKRDLRLFINSAHDFGRWRSVPFTHPSTFDTIAMEPDLKTKVKSDLESFLRAKQYYHRLGRVWKRSFLLYGPSGTGKSSFVAAMANFLSYDVYEIDLCKIPNDSDLKSLLLQSTPKSVVVIEDLDRFLADKTARISASGILNFMDGLLTSCCAEERVMVFTMNTKEHVDPNLLRPGRVDVHIHFPLCDFSAFKTLASSYLGVKEHKLFPQVQEIFQNGASLSPAEIGELMIANRNSPSRAIKSVITALQTDGDGRGCGLIGRQTDDDEMDEPDGVVCGEGLHTVKDLRKLYDFFRFRVTRRSSSSNASLPASPLR; this is translated from the coding sequence atgtttcttttcatatttctcTCAACCCTCGTTTTAATCGCGGTTCGAGCGAAGAAGCTATGGATAGCAATCGAAGACTGGTTCCACGTGTACCAGTTCTTCAAAGTCCCAGAACTCAACGAAACCACGCAGCATAACCACCTCTACAGGAAGGTCTCCCTCTACTTACATTCCCTACCTTCCATCGAAGACTCTGTCTTCGCCAACCTCATCACTGGCAAGAAGCAAAACGACATCGTCCTCTGCCTCGGCCCCAACCAAACCATCCAAGACCACTTTCTCGGAGCCACACTCTTCTGGTTCAACCAAACCGGAACCTTTGTTCTCAAGATCAGAAAGGTTGACAAGCGCCGAATCCTCCGTCCTTACCTTCAGCACATTCACGCCGTCGCCGACGAAATCGACCAGCAAGGGAAGCGCGACTTGCGCCTCTTCATTAACAGCGCCCACGACTTCGGACGCTGGAGATCCGTTCCGTTTACGCATCCTTCCACGTTCGACACCATCGCCATGGAACCGGATCTCAAAACCAAGGTCAAGTCCGATCTCGAATCTTTCCTCAGAGCCAAGCAGTACTACCACCGCCTCGGCCGCGTCTGGAAACGGAGCTTCCTCCTCTACGGTCCCTCCGGCACCGGAAAATCGAGCTTCGTCGCCGCCATGGCCAATTTCCTCTCTTACGACGTCTACGAGATCGACCTCTGCAAAATCCCTAACGATTCGGATCTGAAATCGCTCCTCCTCCAATCGACGCCGAAGTCGGTGGTGGTGATCGAGGATCTGGACCGGTTCCTCGCGGACAAAACGGCGAGAATAAGCGCGTCGGGAATACTGAACTTCATGGACGGGCTTTTAACCTCGTGTTGCGCCGAAGAGAGGGTTATGGTGTTCACGATGAACACGAAGGAGCATGTTGACCCGAACCTGCTTCGTCCGGGTCGGGTCGACGTGCATATTCATTTTCCGCTTTGTGATTTTTCGGCGTTTAAAACGCTTGCGAGTAGTTACCTTGGCGTGAAGGAGCATAAGTTGTTTCCTCAGGTGCAGGAGATTTTTCAAAACGGGGCGAGTTTGAGTCCCGCTGAAATCGGTGAGTTGATGATCGCGAACCGGAACTCGCCGAGTCGTGCTATTAAATCGGTCATCACCGCCTTGCAAACGGACGGTGATGGGAGGGGGTGCGGCTTGATCGGACGGCAGACGGATGATGATGAAATGGATGAACCTGATGGGGTTGTGTGCGGTGAGGGTCTCCATACGGTTAAGGATTTGCGGAAACTGTACGATTTTTTCAGGTTCAGGGTTACTAGAAGATCTTCGTCGTCCAATGCTTCCTTGCCCGCAAGCCCATTGCGATAA